A section of the Palaemon carinicauda isolate YSFRI2023 unplaced genomic scaffold, ASM3689809v2 scaffold578, whole genome shotgun sequence genome encodes:
- the LOC137637196 gene encoding SCAN domain-containing protein 3-like has product MKKTKASYVIQDGIAWEEKQEMAKICREIRFSLIIDESTDIAVSQILAIMVRFYDKKRMKVTDALLDIVEVDNASGEGLYRVVKELLISKDIPLTNVIGFASDNCSTMMGSNTGFQAHLKKDIPSVFVIGCVCHSFALCSSHACSQLPSYLEAFLKNVCCYFARSCKRQSSFKLIQDIVDSPKHKVLKLSQTRWLSRGEVIGRILEQWEALVLFFESEARTDKIDGAAEILHSMKNRGTRHMLLFLNYIIKKIDKMNTEFQSEYFRLSSLFSTIADEYRSIIGMFIKPEILESHRLSEIDPRNSSNFLDSKDLHLGGRCEALLMNELIGEGERNFRRDCQKFLSELCVQIRKRFPFEDDSVLALLQVLEPKLSLSPQKRVKSIIKLASHFPQLVKEEDLDDLDDQWQSLLHARSSTENLNLSPCSFWAELDNIKDGTNKSKFGILSNFMCNLLALPHSSAAAERVFSQVNVIKNKQTNRLLTDTVANRLLAKQAIARQDVTCYNWKPSSFLLNELKNGKCHQRYQEKTRKCAEITIHPAEEENDDISDMAKPPQVFLL; this is encoded by the coding sequence atgaaaaaaacaaaggcaTCCTATGTCATTCAAGACGGAATTGCTtgggaagaaaaacaagaaatggCTAAAATATGTAGAGAAATTAGGTTTTCATTAATTATAGATGAAAGCACTGACATTGCAGTCTCTCAGATTTTAGCCATCATGGTTAGATTTTATGATAAAAAGAGAATGAAAGTAACTGATGCTCTGTTAGATATAGTTGAAGTTGATAATGCTAGTGGAGAAGGCCTTTACCGAGTTGTGAAAGAGTTACTTATCAGTAAGGATATACCTTTAACTAATGTTATTGGATTTGCCAGCGACAACTGCTCAACAATGATGGGTAGTAATACCGGGTTCCAAGCACATTTAAAGAAAGATATACCTTCAGTATTTGTGATCGGCTGTGTTTGCCATTCTTTTGCCTTGTGCTCAAGCCATGCTTGTTCTCAATTACCTTCATATTTGGAGGCATTTTTGAAGAATGTATGCTGCTATTTTGCACGCAGCTGTAAGCGGCAAAGTTCATTCAAATTAATTCAAGATATTGTTGATAGTCCCAAGCATAAGGTGTTGAAACTGTCTCAGACTCGGTGGCTGTCTCGAGGAGAGGTAATAGGAAGAATTTTGGAACAATGGGAAGCGCTGGTATTGTTCTTCGAAAGTGAAGCAAGGACAGATAAAATTGATGGAGCAGCTGAGATTTTACATTCAATGAAAAACCGTGGCACAAGGCACATGCTGCTATTTTTAAACTATATAATAAAGAAGATAGATAAGATGAATACAGAATTCCAATCTGAATATTTCAGACTAAGCTCCCTCTTTTCAACCATAGCAGATGAATATCGCAGCATTATTGGAATGTTCATTAAACCAGAAATCTTAGAATCACATAGACTTTCAGAAATTGACCCAAGAAATTCGTCTAATTTCCTTGACAGTAAAGATCTGCACCTAGGAGGAAGATGTGAAGCTTTGCTGATGAATGAGCTTATTGGAGAAGGTGAAAGAAACTTTCGTCGTGATTGTCAGAAGTTCCTATCAGAGCTTTGTGTGCAAATAAGGAAAAGATTCCCGTTTGAAGATGATAGTGTACTAGCTCTTCTTCAAGTTCTGGAGCCCAAGCTTTCACTGTCACCACAAAAAAGGGTAAAGTCGATAATTAAACTTGCATCTCACTTTCCACAATTAGTTAAAGAGGAAGACCTTGATGATCTGGATGATCAGTGGCAAAGTCTTTTGCATGCACGCTCTTCCACAGAGAACTTAAATCTATCGCCGTGTTCATTTTGGGCAGAACTAGACAATATCAAAGATGGTACAAACAAAAGCAAATTTGGGATTCTTTCTAATTTTATGTGTAATCTTTTAGCCCTCCCTCACTCGTCGGCAGCAGCAGAAAGAGTTTTTTCTCAAGTTAATGTAAttaagaacaaacaaacaaacaggttaCTAACGGACACAGTGGCCAATAGACTGCTTGCAAAGCAAGCAATTGCTAGACAGGACGTCACTTGCTATAACTGGAAGCCATCTAGTTTTCTCCTAAATGAACTGAAAAATGgtaaatgtcatcaaagatatcaGGAAAAAACAAGGAAATGTGCTGAAATTACCATACATCCAGCTGAAGAGGAAAATGATGATATAAGTGACATGGCAAAACCCCCCCAAGTGTTTCTTCTTTAG